Proteins encoded together in one Penicillium digitatum chromosome 1, complete sequence window:
- a CDS encoding Chitin synthase export chaperone, translating into MGFGQFDTICEKAPMPLCSLVGPASTISGSTGIISNCYARNIELANTIIFEGAACFMHIMALSMTVIMILHVRSKFTAVGRKEIITFFYIYLALTLFSLLIDAGVVPPGSGPFPYFVAVQNGLTSALCTCLLVNGFVGFQLYEDGTALSVWLIRVPSAAMFALSFVISLATFKSWGSMGPKNTTGLFVVLYLLNAISIAVYLVMQLLLVANTLDDRWPLGNLSFGVLVFIIGQVLLYQFSDTICNNVKHYLDGLFFATFCNLLAVMMIYKFWDSITKEDLEFSVGVKPNTWEVKDHLSEEERRATVYPDNNSEYAGSLYHHRSSTYGHQNY; encoded by the exons ATGGGTTTCGGTCAGTTTGACACGATCTGCGAGAAGGCGCCCATGCCTTTGTGCTCCTTGGTGGGCCCAGCGTCGACGATCTCCGGGTCAACAGGCATCATATCCAACTGCTATGCGCGGAACATTGAGCTTGCAAATACAATCATATTTGAGGGTGCCGCGTGCTTCATGCATATCATGGCACTTAGCATGACAGTGATCATGATCTTGCACGTTCGGTCCAAGTTTACTGCCGTCG GCCGTAAAGAGATCATCACCTTCTTCTACATCTACCTAGCTCTGAcacttttctctcttctcatTGACGCAGGTGTCGTTCCGCCAGGGAGCGGCCCGTTCCCGTACTTCGTGGCTGTTCAGAACGGCTTGACATCTGCACTTTGCACCTGTCTTCTCGTCAACGGGTTTGTCGGCTTCCAGCTGTACGAAGATGGCACAGCCCTCTCCGTGTGGTTGATCCGAGTCCCCTCCGCAGCGATGTTCGCTCTTTCATTTGTGATATCGCTGGCGACTTTCAAGTCATGGGGTTCGATGGGCCCCAAGAATACTACGGGGCTGTTCGTGGTGCTGTACCTACTGAACGCCATCTCCATCGCTGTGTACTTGGTCATGCAATTGCTCCTAGTTGCGAATACATTGGATGACCGCTGGCCGCTGGGCAATCTCTCCTTTGGTGTGCTCGTCTTCATTATTGGCCAGGTTCTCTTGTATCAGTTTAGCGACACTATCTGCAACAACGTGAAGCATTATTTGGACGGCCTTTTCTTCGCTACATTCTGCAATCTCCTCGCTGTCATGATGATATACAAG TTTTGGGACTCGATCACGAAGGAGGATCTGGAATTTTCTGTCGGTGTCAAGCCAAACACCTGGGAGGTTAAGGACCACTTATCTGAAGAAGAGCGCCGAGCGACTGTCTATCCTGACAATAACTCTGAGTATGCGGGTAGCCTGTACCACCATCGCTCCTCAACGTACGGTCATCAAAATTATTGA
- a CDS encoding putative glutamine amidotransferase type 2 has translation MRKTLLLVFIHGFKGGDDTFGTFPKHLRVLASKALPAIEVATAVYPKYETKGDLKECVARLRDWLQDTVIDLEVANHTASPTVDPSVHVVLIGHSMGGIVGAEALLLLAAEQPITRNPTSNTQPGLTGCIESIMEQGTFMFPHIQGVIAFDTPFLGIAPGVVSYGAEGHYRNAATAYNTFSEVAGLFGYGGKGDVSNQGTTHVPSQKSAQVLPSPPDAAAKPSWQRWGKYAMFAGAAGAVAAGGAAMYTQRQKLTEGFGWVSSHLEFVSCLARTSELHQRLVQLSNVKEERGIGAHITMFLSKENPAFFAMLSEACAVLVKSIDKGWYDSSTDPTKKDDIKQPRGTQDTKAQTDGGLHGW, from the exons ATGAGAAAGACTCTGCTACTCGTCTTTATTCACGGCTTTAAG GGCGGCGATGATACTTTTGGCACGTTCCCTAAGCATTTGCGCGTCCTCGCAAGCAAAGCACTTCCTGCGATTGAGGTCGCCACTGCTGTCTACCCGAAGTATGAGACTAAAGGCGACCTGAAAGAATGCGTGGCGAGATTGCGAGATTG GTTGCAAGATACTGTGATTGATCTCGAAGTTGCCAACCATACCGCATCGCCCACTGTCGATCCCTCGGTCCATGTTGTTCTCATCGGTCACTCAATGGGAGGGATAGTAGGAGCGGAGGCTCTCCTTCTTTTGGCAGCGGAACAACCGATTACTCGAAATCCGACTTCAAATACACAGCCCGGGTTGACAGGTTGTATCGAATCTATCATGGAACAGGGTACTTTCATGTTCCCTCATATACAAGGAGTGATTGCATTTGATACTCCATTCCTGGGAATAGCACCAGGAGTCGTTTCATACGGCGCAGAAGGTCACTACCGCAATGCTGCAACTGCCTACAACACCTTCTCCGAGGTTGCAGGATTGTTCGGTTACGGTGGGAAGGGCGATGTATCAAACCAGGGAACCACCCATGTACCCTCACAAAAGTCAGCCCAAGTATTACCTTCCCCACCCGATGCCGCTGCAAAACCTTCCTGGCAACGATGGGGTAAGTATGCTATGTTCGCCGGCGCGGCTGGTGCTGTTGCCGCTGGCGGCGCAGCCATGTATACGCAGCGCCAGAAGCTCACAGAAGGGTTTGGATGGGTATCGTCGCACCTTGAGTTTGTCAGTTGTCTCGCGCGCACGTCGGAATTGCACCAGCGTCTCGTGCAATTGTCGAATGTCAAAGAAGAACGTGGAATTGG CGCACATATTACCATGTTTCTGTCCAAAGAGAATCCTGCATTTTTCGCAATGCTTAGTGAAGCGTGCGCGGTCTTGGTTAAGTCGATAGACAAGGGCTGGTATGATTCATCCACCGATCCGACGAAGAAAGATGACATTAAGCAACCACGTGGAACACAAGACACAAAAGCCCAAACAGACGGGGGACTTCATGGATGGTGA
- a CDS encoding Glutamine amidotransferase, putative → MCRFLIYKGRNEIRLSKLVTEPSHSILTQSYDSRLRLDNRRPVNGDGFGVGFYTDPKLGPEPCIFTSTLPAWNCENLERLAAKTCSKLIFAHVRATTEGALAENNCHPFQHQSLMWMHNGGIGGWSYIKRTLGSSLADKWYLGVKGGTDSEWAFALFLDLLEKEGVDPSSDPGPEGFGQALLRRVLMKTIARINEMVKEIPKRYNVTGVETRSLLNFAVTDGHTVVCTRYVSSKTDEPASLYFSSGTKWKEGETKGHFKMERHDKGADIVLVASEPITFERHNWVSVPTNSVVTIHKQTVMLHPILDEFYGENLNHDRSSCFAVSKGLVSTAPGATVPPPSTKESCAPSATGNAIGHTGSGMESLRPGHVTACAVSY, encoded by the exons ATGTGTCGATTCCTG ATATACAAAGGGCGAAACGAGATCCGTCTCAGTAAGCTGGTAACTGAGCCAAGTCATTCAATCCTTACTCAATCATACGATTCACGTCTGAGACTG GATAATCGCCGTCCTGTCAACGGCGACGGCTTCGGCGTGGGGTTCTACACAGATCCCAAGCTTGGACCAGAACCTTGCATCTTTACTTCAACACTGCCTGCCTGGAATTGTGAGAATCTAGAGCGACTCGCTGCAAAGACCTGCTCGAAGCTGATATTTGCGCATGTGCGCGCAACAACCGAGGGCGCTCTTGCCGAGAACAATTGCCACCCATTTCAGCACCAGTCCCTGATGTGGATGCATAATGGCGGTATCGGCGGATGGAGCTACATCAAGCGTACGCTAGGAAGCTCACTAGCCGACAAGTGGTACTTAGGTGTGAAAGGTGGCACCGACAGTGAGTGGGCATTCGCCCTGTTCCTTGACCTGTTAGAAAAAGAAGGAGTCGATCCAAGCTCTGACCCCGGTCCTGAGGGATTCGGACAGGCTCTACTACGTCGTGTTTTGATGAAGACAATTGCAAGAATCAATGAAATGGTCAAGGAAATTCCAAAGCGATACAATGTCACCGGAGTTGAGACTCGGAGTTTGTTGAACTTTGCTGTGACAGATGGCCATACTGTTGTTTGCACTCGGTACGTCAGCAGCAAAACAGACGAACCTGCCAGCTTGTATTTCTCTTCTGGTACCAAGTGGAAGGAAGGTGAAACGAAAGGACACTTCAAGATGGAGCGACACGATAAAGGTGCCGACATTGTCCTCGTGGCTAGTGAGCCCATCACCTTTGAACGAC ACAATTGGGTATCAGTCCCAACCAACTCAGTTGTCACCATTCACAAGCAGACTGTTATGCTTCACCCAAttctcgatgaattctaTGGCGAGAATCTCAACCACGATCGCTCTTCCTGCTTTGCTGTATCCAAGGGACTTGTTAGCACCGCTCCCGGGGCAACCGTTCCACCACCGAGTACGAAGGAATCTTGCGCCCCTTCTGCAACTGGTAATGCCATTGGGCATACCGGCAGTGGCATGGAAAGCTTGCGGCCTGGTCATGTCACCGCGTGTGCCGTGTCATACTAA